Genomic DNA from Scomber scombrus chromosome 21, fScoSco1.1, whole genome shotgun sequence:
TGACTAAAAGTCATCTGTGATCACTGAATGTTTTACTGAAAGAAAACTTGTGTCTTTAGCAAACTCAGcatatgtaaatatatgcaACAGAGTctaagatatttaaaaaattagtatattttacatgtttactgTGCTTTCTTTCAATAGCATCCCATTGCACCACACTGCTGAATGTTTCATTTTAGATAGGAGACAATTATCGCACCACATCACACGCTATTACTATCTGCAGGAATCTCAAACCGCTGCACAGAATACAACCCAGATATGGCATCCCTGTGCCCTTGGTATTCAATGACATTTCTCTCTGTATAGGAAGATAGAAGGAACCCATCAGAACGAGCATTTGGAAATGTTTAACTGGTTTCTGTCTTTTCGAAGTGGGCTTGTGCTGTACAATTGGGCCAGTGCTTCCtcaaggaaaaacacatttacagtgctAAAGCTAATCCGAAAATCCTTGTTGTTATGACAACCACTCCTTTCTCAGGCTAGGTTCTGGACACATTACCTGTGTCATTTGCTCTACGAATTTGAAGCAAAAAATGGATATCACTGTaacaaaatgtgaatgtgtaaaaGGTGCGAGGCTGCATTTGTTTTCAGGGCACATCTCCTTTATTCTGCTTATCTCATCCTCTAAACACAGTCAATTTCAGTCCGGCTCTCAAGCCATTATGACTCACAGAGGCCAAATATGAAATGAGCTTCTTTTTTGACAGAACACATCTTGACTGACAGCTCAACAAATGAGAAATCATTTACTGTGAACAGAGCGGCCGCCTGCTTTTGGCAGAGATGCTACCTATCTTCAAggcgtgtgtgtgcgtttgtgtgtgtgtgtgtgtgtgtgtgtgtgtgtgtgtgtgtgtgtgtgtgtgtgtgtgggtaaatGGGTTAATGTAAGGTCTGATGCATCACAACTAAGCCTAGAAAACAGTTCACACCATTTCCAGTTTAAAAATCTCTGGGGGTTTTTAAACAAGGAGGTTTGGACCAGGAGGACAAGCTTTAAACCATGTGTTATACCTGTGAGtagaacacaaacaaaccttttgaaaccaaacatatttatttgttaatATTTCCTGTCTATGTATATTCAAATGAATTCTTACTCTTCTAGATCAATTGCTTGTATGCAGATAAAATGCTCATTCCGACTGGTTTTCAAATCGAAGCGCTGTAGCCTGAAATAATAAGTGTTGAGATTTGGGGGATGGTAGTGTTGGTCTGTCATTAGGTCTGCCACTTTGGTCCatattgaaatatctcaatagcCATaaaatggattgccatgaaattttgaacacacattcatggtccccagaggatgaatcctgctggatttgatcccctgacttttcttctAATGCTACCAAGAGAAtgattttggttttttttgtaaaatgtctcttggagggatcgccatgaaatttggtgcagataTTCAGGGTGCAAATATGATCATTTGACCTCCAGTTTGCAATGACCCTTTTAAGTATTTCAACTTCAACATAGTCGATTgacattatttgtttgtttttttttaaagatttttttggcagacgcctttatttaacagtaaacagacaggaaacaggggagAGATGGGGGTGTGACATGAAGCAAAGgacgctctaaccactcgaccacctgtaCGCCCGACACTAAATTTTATACATGATAGACATTCACGGTTCCCAGATGATGAACGATTATGACTTTGGTtgatattgtatgttttaacatGTCTCATGTTCACCTGAGGATGAACTGAAATAACTCATCTGGCGCATTCATCAAGTTTATAACCAAATACCTCCCTCAACTTTATGTTTAGTACTCAACagcaaatattagcatgctaaaacACTAAGGAACGGTGAACATAGTAAACATTGTACCTGCTAAACATTAACATGTGAGCATTGctattgtgagcatgttaatgCTGTTAAGCGTTTCGTTCAAAATATTCACagtacaacctcacagagctCTTAGCCTGGTTTAGTCTTGTTAAATAAGttgtaaatgtttctttatatttttacatggTCAACATTAAGCTCTAATCAGCCACTGATTTCACCCAAACTAAAATTGTGGTCCTGTTTTTCTCTGATCTAAATGGGGTGGATAACATGTTCTCAGTATAATCAACTGCACCACATACAACAGCCTCCAAAATGAAGTTGAATCAACATATATCTAAAATTGTTTAAACTAAACGGAACATTACAACCTTCATGAAGGTTTATTGTATTAGTTTTAACCAGGTACACCTAATAAACTGGCAACTATATGAATTTCCACCATGGGATACTGCTTTGTATTACTACATTGCTCAAACTGATGCCACACAcatttctaaaaatgtcttaCAGACAGAACCCTCCAATGTCATGGAGGGCCTTTAAAATATTACACAGTTTCTTCAAGTAATAGACTTAAAACCTCAAACAGCTATGGGCACCTCTATTAAAAGGGCACCTTTCATCATAACAAGTGAACTGCTGCATTAACCTGCAGAAACCCTGCTGAGCGGTAGCACAAATGAAGCAAATCACTACCATATTATTTCTCTGCAAGACAGCTTTTTTCAAAGAGCCAATAATGGCTTCCTACATGTGCAGTCTATATACTGTCCAcctttacacacatgcatacaaatgcAAACATCTTCTAGGTATTACAATTATTACATTGTGGTCAAGAATGTGTCCTTTTCTGCATATAGCCATGTCAACATTTTATACCTTATATATAGTTATACTACACAAAAATATCTTATACTAGACACTTCTATATTGAGTACAGAATACTGCAACCTTTGTAATAAGACATACACTGTTTAAATACACATCACCTTACATGTAGACTCCAGTGTGGTGATGCTTCCATCTAGTGGTTGGAAACGTTTACTGTGGTTGCTTCTTTGACGCTTCATTTGGCTTTAATGTTTGATCACTTCAGCTGCCTCCAAATGTACATTTGTAACATGAAATCTGTTTTGGCCACATGTCAGATTCACATGAACAggtatttcattttactttctaTTAAGAGTCAGGGGGCTGACCAACCTCAGCATACCTTGACCAGAAGGCAGAGAAACACCCaggtatacagtatatttgagtCAACTGCATGACATGAATGTTATATTTAGGTAAACAATCATAATCATCAGATCATACGAGCGTAGCCTTAAAGCAAACCAAAATCAAGTGATAAAATACACCTTGCTGGCAAACATATATCTTTTCATAAACTGTCCTTTGAATATACATTATTCTATGCACTCTGTACCTTTTGTTCTAACATACTAAACTGAAATACCAATACTGAATTTTGTATACTATCAATATGTCACATGAAGACATTGGACAGACCAGATTAACTAAAATATAGTAGGTCCTAAAGATAATACAAAGGTAGGCAgataacaaatacaaatgtaatacagatgccttttcttttttttctgattttagTTGATCATCTCAAAAGGATTTACATTAACCAACTATTGTGATTCTTTTTTGACTCAGAGACAGGAAGTCTTTTATTTGTTCAGTACAGTAAATAAGCATTTAAATTCTCTGTTAGTGGCACTTTGAGGCTGTTCTGCTTCTTACACTGAACCATATATCCACTAATTCATTAGAAATGTCCACCATTGCCTCAGCATACACTGCAAAACGACTCAGAACAGacatcatttttcatgttatttattattttagatttacaagttattttcacatttctctTAAAAAAGGCTAACAACTCTCTGATGTTACAGGTATCAATACACAATGAATGCAAACAGCTGCATTTGTTGCACATCAGTTCAAAAACATCTTCAGATGTGTAGCCTAACAAATCATGACCTGCTTCAATAAGCAACGTCTAGAGATTTCCTTATCACTGTGGTGTGACCCAGGTCCCTAAAAAGAGCGACAAAATGCTGAGATATCAATTGCAATGTGACAAAAACCCCGTAAGTTTAATTGCTCTTTCATTTGCAATTTCAGTTGTGACAGttgggtgtttttatttttcataatgaTGATCAATGAGAAGGGGAAATGAGAGGAGCAGAAAAGTAAACAActcaaaatatatatgtatatgtgtgtgtatatgtaaatatatataatatatatagtacacacacacacacacacacacacacacacacacacacacacacacacacacacacacacacacacacacacacacacacacacacacacacacacacacacacacacacacacacacacacacacacacacacacacacacacacacacacacacacacaaaaaaatggcaaaaaccTCAATATCACCCttcaaaaaaaatcatttaagaCAGAATTTAATCAACTGAGACAGAGGTTGAGGATGAACAGGGAGGTAGATAGATACAGGGGGcaaagacagaagagaagagtagTGAGGGATCTCTGTTATTCCCTCTAGCTTatgattctttaaaaaaatgttcctttaatcAAAGAGTATCCAGATAATCTCATCTGTAATCTCAGTTTAAGTGCAGGAGTGGCGAGAGGCTCTGCCCTTGCCTGCCTTTCTGGGTTTTAGCTACGTGCTGTCCTTAAAACCATGTTCAAGGCTCGCTCACTAAAGTACACTGTTTTGTACTTGCTAATTACTGCCACCACAGCACTGGCTACTGCGGCCCTGAGGAGCGGCTTCTTGTAGGTCCACTCCTGTCCTGGTCCGCCCTCCTGGTCCAGCTCCACCCTGAGGATCGTTCTTCGGTAGcttctttgctaaaaggggtaaGGCAGGTGCAACATATTGCCAATTTATAAGTTCAGAGTTGCAGCTTATTGACACATAGCATTATACACGTTATGTTTCTCACAGAAACTTCTATCATTTCTAAAACTGTTTTCTTCAGTGCCTTTCAGGTGTCACAAGGGAAAAAATCATTCTTGCCTACCTAGTAAATTAGCAAACATTTGATCCCAAATTGTCAAATGTCCAAATTACTGCAGCAGATGGAACTGAAGTTACAAGTTGTTGTGGCTTCTCCGCCCAttcaaagaaaagcattttgaCTGTCAGCAACAGGCTTGcacatgtgttttgtctttctaGTGCCAACAAATACATCGCTTAttcctttatattaatatctTGTTTCACCCGGCTGACCATTtcccacaaaaacacacatctcaCATCTTAACAAAAGAGCCTCAACATGAAAGTTATCAGGCCACAGACAATCTGACAGGAATGAGCCACTTGAGTAAATTAGTGCAGTTTTGCTCGACATATGTTACAGCATTGCTTCAAATCATGTCCATTTATGTAACATTTACTAATTTATCGACAAAAATTGTCACCTGCTGGGCTCTGTAGTTTTCCTGTTGTTTAGCACAGTTTTTCTTGAAGTGTCAGTAAAATCTAACCGTCTTACTGGTACTTCAGGCCAGGTAAGAAAAGTCGTCGGTCTACATTTTTAGAATATGTGTTAAATTGCACCAATAAGAAATAAGTAGGTTATATTCTAACTCGAGAttttggaagaagaaaaaaaacaactcttagATGCATTGCGATGCAGACGTGGATGATTCTGCATTTATTCACAAAAGCCAGGAATCTGTTTTCTAAACATTAGTTAATAACGTGATGTTGACGCAACGACAGAGGCAGAACTTAACTGTGACGACAGTGCAGCGGCCAAACAGTCTGTGGTGCGCACACCCTAGAGTTAATCTTAAAATAAGGAAGCGGTTGCAAGTAGGTTTTGATCGAATTACTAAACAATTACCTTTGTGAGATGAACGTGAAGTATACTGTGAACTGGCTATGCCGTCACGCAGCTAATGCTAACGCTAGCAGAGTAGCAAACGAgagcagctgaccaacacacactacagcattaaacaactctgaggtgaagcaAATAACTCGGATGTGATATGTTGAGATGCATCATGATGCATCGTGGAATTGAATCGTAAATCAAATCGTGAGGACGGTGACGATTCACATCACTAATTTGAACGTAACTGCTAAGATATCCATCTGTTAGGAGTGACACACTTACCAATAGCCATGAAAATTTCATTGACATTCATGGCAGTCTTGGCTGACGTCTCCATGAAGAGTAGACTGTTGTCATCAGCATATGTTTGTGCCTCCTGAGAACAAAGCATTGAGGAGAATATTAGAAATTGACTGTAGACACAAGTTCAACACAATGTTTAGGGCAAGGATTTCAAagtctgaaatgtaaaatagattcatatttatattttcataccTGAAGATCTACAGCTCTCTTGTTTGCAATGTCTGCCTTGTTGCCGGCCAGAGCGATCACTATGTTGGGACTGGCTTGTCTCTGCAACTCCTTCACCCAGTTTTTTGCTCGTGCAAAAGTATcctaaaaaaagcaacaaacttGATTAATATTGCTCTCACCTAGAGTCTTCATATCA
This window encodes:
- the LOC134003448 gene encoding ras-related protein Rab-5C-like → MAGRGGGASRPNGAAAANKICQFKLVLLGESAVGKSSLVLRFVKGQFHEYQESTIGAAFLTQTVCLDDTTVKFEIWDTAGQERYHSLAPMYYRGAQAAIVVYDITNTDTFARAKNWVKELQRQASPNIVIALAGNKADIANKRAVDLQEAQTYADDNSLLFMETSAKTAMNVNEIFMAIAKKLPKNDPQGGAGPGGRTRTGVDLQEAAPQGRSSQCCGGSN